The DNA region AAAGTTGGTACTCCTAATGGTCTTAAAATCCCCTTATATTCCATAATAAAAATCCTTCTTAACGGTTTTGCTTTATATCCTTTTCTTCTAGATTTAATGTACTCTTATATATCTAGCATCATTATTCCATACCTCGCCGTCAACTCCTGGTGTCTTACCGCCTTTGTTACTGATGACTTTCTACACTTCCTCTACCCACTCCAAGTTGTACTTTTTTACGAAAGCCTACCTTTTGGAATGCATTGGGCTTACCCAGTTCCAGATTCTAGCCAATTCGTTTTACCTTAAGTTCCACCTTTACTCCGAAAATCTAGTCCACTTGTTCAGTAATGCAAAAATTGCTGAACCTATCTCGCACCTTTTGGTCACAGTGTTCTAGCCTTATTTCGCTGTTCACGTTTAAGGAAACTTGTGGTGATTCAATAAATTCAATCATAGCAATATATTTCCCCTAACAGATCATCCGCTTTTAGGCTAGTAGATTTCTATGTTACATCTACGGCTTAGCACCTCATCGTTGCCAATGACGCACCCATAGGTAGAGTTACATTAAGTGGATTGCGCTGTCCAAAGGTCTTTCGACTTAAACATCCCAGAATATAATTTACCACTTTATTTCAAGTACTGGTCGCACTTTCCTGTAACGTTCAGCGTTCACGACGTACCGGCCACTTAGAGATGTCTGCTCATGGCACCCTTGTGGTGACTAATGCAGATATCGTCCCGACGGGCTTAGTGGGCTTTATGTGGTCGACATTCTTTCTCCAAAGCCGTGCCCTCTGTCGACCCCTGCGTTACAGTATTGTTAGCTGACGTCAGACGGGAGTTCCTTCATTGTATAGTTCTTAATATCAGCTTCTTCAATGAAATGATCTTCATTTGTATCAGCATCTTTAATAACAATCAGTCCATTTTGCAGCTTACATACCGGTATATATTTTTTGTCTTCTTTAAGTAAAAAATTTCTTTTCACATACTTTCTATAGATAGCAGAATGTACATACAAATATGTTATTATTAAATATGTTAAACCTACCAAGTTAAAGAAAATTGCATTACTAAACTGAATCGATTCAAGATTCTTATATTCCCCTACTGTAACAAAGATATAATGTCCTAGAATAAGACTTGATAGAACCAATATTCCCGTAGACAAGCTATCTATATATTTCTTCAAAAAATCTTTAAGTTTCCAATTTTTCTTAAATAGCAGTTGTATAATCAAATAAACTTACGCTAAAATAAATAATCCATAAACAATTGAAAATAACATTATCATCCACGACAATAATGCAACAGACACAATGCTTAAAATTAGTACTATAAAAAGTACTCCTGCAAATGAAATCAACATAGTAACTAACCTAGATATGCTACGTTTACTCTTGCTCCAAAATAACTTATCGAATTCAGTATTAAAAATTAATTCAGCCAAATTAAGTTTAATAGCCAAACTTAATAATGCTATTACTCCTCCAACTGCTCCATACTCACTCACTGCCTTTAATAATTCCATTATAAACCTCCAATATATTAGTTTGATGTCAGTTAACGTTTTGTATTGACGATGTCCTGGGCCCTAAGAGTCGCTGCTTTTGGTTGTGAGAGCTTGCTCGACCACCTAATGCAGTGACGTCCCGACGGGCTTAGGGGGCTGGATGTGGTTACTCGTTTTTCAGAGTGACCCTTGCACCAATATGGTGTTAGAAGACGTATCTACGGAAATTAAACATTTATTGAAATAAAACATCTAATTCCTTGTATCATAAGTTTTACATCATCATCAGTGTATTCTTTCCAGTTTCCATGTGCCGCATTATTTCTTAAATCTGCCCAAGCTGTAATTTGCTTTTGCATACCTGTATTATAAACTCCTGCTTTCTTTAAATCGGCATTCATCTTATCCAATTTCCCATGCGATAGTTTTTCCCTATCACACAGTTCTTTAAGTGTAGTCTCTAGACAAACACCTGCTACAATACAGGCTGGATCTTTATGATTTGCATTTAACAAATCTTCTGCCTGACTCAAACCATCTTCCATTAAATCTGCAGCAACTAATCCACGAAGGCTAAATATATAGCCATTCATATAATCATCGTATGCAGCATTAAATACTGCTTTACATTTTTTGTAATCTTCAATCAACCCATCAAAATCATTATAATAGCCTTTAAACTGGCTATTTTGAAGACTCTCTAAACCGAAAACTTGTGACAACAATGTCATCACTGACATCCCCCATGTCATAAATGTCTCTTGGTCTACTTCGTCTGAATAACCTTCTGAACTCCTTTTTATTGTTAGGTTAACATCAGTTATCCTATCTTTCAACTCTTCAAATCTTCTTTCGATTACTTTGCTGTTCATATAATCTCCTATAAATTAGTTGATATGTCTTCTAATGTCGGTGCGCGGGTTCCCGACGTTGGTAAGGCAACCAGCTTGCTGGTTGATTTGCCAATGTTGGTAACTTGCTGATAGGTGATGTGCCTACTGCCACCAATTACAGAACCCGCGCACCGATAGGCTGACGTGTTGCGTAGCGGCATTTCAGCCTATCGTCTGTCGGTTCACGACGCCAACGCGCTTACAGGGCGAGCTTATGCGTGTGAAGCTTTAGCTGAACCGCTAATGCGACCCCGACTCGGTTAGCGGGTTGAGTGTCGCTGAATCGTATGTTAAGCGATGCTATTATTCGGCAGCTCTAAACTGTCTTAATTCTTCAATCAACTCACTTAAATTGTTATATCTAATCCCAATGTTGCTCAAACATTTTAGAACCATATTTGCATATATCTTAGTCATGCCTTGAACATTCATTAAGGAGTCTTCCAGCTGAAAACCAGACGGAGCTCTTCCCACTAATAACTCGTACTAAATAGCTCCAATAGAATAGATATCTGAGCGTTTATCAATTATCTTTGGGTCAACAAGCAATTCTGGAGCTGTATAGAGTCCACTAGCAACTCCTTTACCTACCAACGTCAATCGCGAATATATTTGATTTTCTTTAAAAATACCAAGACCAAAATCAATAATCCTACATTTCTTTGGTCTAGAAATCATAATATTACTAGGTTTCAGGTCTCTGTGAACCACTTTAGTGTGAGCATATTCCATAGCCTCACAGACACTCAGAATAATATCTGTAGCTGTATCTAATGTAAATACCCCATACTTTTTGAGAACAGTGTTAAGGTCTTCTCCATCAAAATACTCCATTCTAATGTATGGCTTATTTTTAAGTATACCAACATCATAGACATTAATAATTGACTCGTGTTTCAGTTCGAAAAGCATTCTAGCCTCTTGGAAGAATCTAACTTGATCTTTGTCTGGATCATCAGAAAATATTGGAGATAAAAACTTAATTGCAAAATCCATATCTAACAAATCATGATGATACTTATATACTTCACCAAATCCACCGTGGCCTATCCTTTCTCCCTCTGTAAAATCAGATGTGAGATTACTATATCCATTCCTTCTTCAAAGTACTCAATGACCGGATTAAGTGTTTCAGCAAGATATATTCTACGTTCCTGATAGGTAGAATACTTAGCCTTAATAAATTGCCAGAAATCACCTAAATCGCGGCATTTCCTTATATACTCAGGTATAATCTCTGTCAATGACTTAATATTGAGTAATTGTTTACGAACATCTGCATATTTCTTATCTGTAAAATCAGAAGATTTATCTCCTGTAGCATACTTAATCAAGTCATGTTTAAAATATTCAAGTTCTAAAGCCATTTCATTATCCATAAGT from Petrocella atlantisensis includes:
- a CDS encoding DUF4145 domain-containing protein → MNSKVIERRFEELKDRITDVNLTIKRSSEGYSDEVDQETFMTWGMSVMTLLSQVFGLESLQNSQFKGYYNDFDGLIEDYKKCKAVFNAAYDDYMNGYIFSLRGLVAADLMEDGLSQAEDLLNANHKDPACIVAGVCLETTLKELCDREKLSHGKLDKMNADLKKAGVYNTGMQKQITAWADLRNNAAHGNWKEYTDDDVKLMIQGIRCFISINV
- a CDS encoding serine/threonine-protein kinase, translated to MLDMDFAIKFLSPIFSDDPDKDQVRFFQEARMLFELKHESIINVYDVGILKNKPYIRMEYFDGEDLNTVLKKYGVFTLDTATDIILSVCEAMEYAHTKVVHRDLKPSNIMISRPKKCRIIDFGLGIFKENQIYSRLTLVGKGVASGLYTAPELLVDPKIIDKRSDIYSIGAI